In one window of Streptomyces griseus subsp. griseus DNA:
- a CDS encoding NAD-dependent epimerase/dehydratase family protein: MEIIGHGFLAGRLAPLAPAHPGTVVFAAGVSSAHSTSGPEFAREADLLHQVLERCREDHLRLVYFSTCGSGMYGTGGHGGEDGPVFPSSPYGRHKLSMEGVLRASGVETLVLRLAYTVGWGQRAHQLVPSLLAQIRAGAVRVHHGARRDVIHVVDVVTIVDALLAEGVSHDVVNVASGHAVPIEEIVGHLEARLGTVARKHVQHVADDHPVSNEKLLGLLPAEARPGFGPGYYRTVIDRYLAGQPEASA, from the coding sequence ATGGAGATCATCGGGCACGGGTTTCTCGCCGGCAGGCTCGCGCCCCTGGCCCCCGCGCATCCCGGGACCGTCGTCTTCGCGGCCGGAGTCTCGAGCGCCCACAGCACCTCCGGGCCGGAGTTCGCCCGTGAGGCGGACCTGCTCCACCAGGTGCTGGAACGCTGCCGCGAGGACCACCTGCGGCTCGTGTACTTCTCCACCTGCGGAAGCGGCATGTACGGCACCGGGGGCCACGGCGGCGAGGACGGCCCGGTCTTCCCCAGCTCACCCTACGGACGGCACAAGCTGTCTATGGAGGGCGTGCTCCGCGCCTCCGGGGTGGAGACGCTCGTCCTCCGCCTCGCCTACACCGTGGGCTGGGGCCAGCGCGCCCACCAGCTGGTCCCGTCCCTGCTCGCACAGATCCGTGCGGGGGCCGTACGCGTCCACCACGGCGCCCGGCGGGACGTGATCCACGTGGTCGACGTCGTCACCATCGTCGACGCCCTGCTCGCCGAGGGGGTGTCGCACGACGTGGTCAACGTGGCCTCCGGGCACGCCGTACCGATCGAGGAGATCGTCGGCCATCTCGAGGCCCGGCTGGGCACCGTGGCGCGCAAGCACGTCCAGCACGTCGCAGACGACCACCCCGTCTCGAACGAGAAGCTGCTCGGCCTCCTGCCCGCCGAAGCCCGCCCGGGGTTCGGCCCCGGCTACTACCGGACGGTGATCGACCGGTACCTGGCGGGACAGCCCGAGGCCTCCGCCTGA
- a CDS encoding class I SAM-dependent methyltransferase has translation MTKDHIPTVTRQGLLTMMSAVRRTGILRAGVELRVFDAVAGAPAGPDEVAAFCGTDPRGMRILLNALAATGLLVKDDDRFSLAPGADSTLVTTHPDYYGDAVRLAASDYEWDAIKRLGDAVRSGGSVMEVNAETPAYTFWEDFAALGTLNTPPIAELVARHVLPGTKERDEVKVLDIACGHGLYGYTLAAHDPRARIWSLDWPNVLAVTENNAERLGVRDRAHFIPGDMFEVPLGGPYDVVVVANVLHHFSTERAKRLLARTADAVRPGGQLVAIAISTGDGPPHLDPVPHLFSALMLAWTSQGQVHPLSDYEEMVTAAGFAPPKVHGLPDNPLRVLIADRV, from the coding sequence ATGACCAAGGACCACATACCCACCGTCACCCGCCAGGGCCTGCTGACCATGATGTCCGCGGTACGCAGGACGGGCATCCTCCGTGCCGGGGTCGAACTACGGGTGTTCGACGCCGTGGCCGGAGCGCCGGCCGGCCCGGACGAGGTCGCCGCCTTCTGCGGAACCGACCCGCGCGGCATGCGCATCCTGCTCAACGCCCTCGCCGCGACAGGCCTGCTGGTGAAGGACGACGACCGGTTCTCGCTCGCGCCGGGCGCCGACAGCACCCTGGTCACCACCCACCCTGACTACTACGGCGACGCCGTGCGGCTTGCCGCCAGCGACTACGAGTGGGACGCGATCAAGCGCCTCGGCGACGCGGTGCGCTCGGGCGGTTCCGTGATGGAGGTGAACGCCGAGACACCCGCGTACACGTTCTGGGAGGACTTCGCCGCGCTGGGCACCCTGAACACCCCGCCGATCGCGGAGCTGGTCGCTCGCCACGTGCTGCCCGGGACGAAGGAGCGCGACGAGGTGAAGGTGCTCGACATCGCCTGCGGGCACGGGCTCTACGGGTACACCCTGGCCGCCCACGATCCCCGCGCCCGGATCTGGTCCCTGGACTGGCCCAACGTCCTGGCCGTCACCGAGAACAACGCGGAGAGGCTCGGGGTGCGCGACCGCGCGCACTTCATCCCCGGTGACATGTTCGAGGTACCGCTCGGAGGGCCGTACGACGTGGTGGTCGTCGCCAACGTCCTGCACCACTTCTCCACCGAGCGGGCGAAGCGACTGCTGGCCAGGACGGCCGACGCGGTCCGGCCCGGCGGACAGCTCGTCGCCATCGCGATCAGCACCGGCGACGGGCCGCCGCACCTTGACCCCGTACCCCACCTGTTCTCGGCCCTGATGCTGGCCTGGACCTCCCAGGGGCAGGTGCACCCCCTCTCCGACTACGAGGAGATGGTCACCGCCGCCGGTTTCGCGCCACCGAAGGTCCACGGCCTCCCGGACAACCCGCTGCGCGTGCTCATCGCCGACCGTGTCTGA
- a CDS encoding AfsR/SARP family transcriptional regulator, which yields MRTSDHPNLADELTAPKPRKIIALLVMQANHIVPTTAMARELWGDNPPASVQTTLQTYVLQARRLLGRALCLSPADVARRILVTKFGGYQLNVSHGSVDVNEFARLAAEGQHAFLEGEDERAVRLLTEALDLWSGPPLVDIQAGPLLSAEIRRLEENRLTVQMQMVDAKLRLALHDQLPGELAGLAAQYPRNENLHAQYMLALYRCGRCPDALDVFRRLRERLVDELGLEPSLKIQALHRAMLAADPALDHGAVPTEGNLLLDRFAPTAPGREPWATRRAG from the coding sequence TTGCGGACGTCCGACCACCCCAACCTGGCGGACGAACTCACTGCCCCCAAGCCGCGGAAGATCATCGCCTTGCTGGTCATGCAGGCGAACCACATCGTGCCCACGACGGCGATGGCTCGGGAACTGTGGGGCGACAACCCGCCCGCCAGCGTTCAGACCACGCTGCAGACCTACGTCCTCCAGGCCCGCAGACTCCTCGGTCGCGCCCTGTGCCTCTCGCCCGCGGACGTCGCCCGGCGGATCCTCGTCACCAAGTTCGGCGGTTACCAGCTGAACGTCAGTCACGGCTCCGTCGACGTGAACGAGTTCGCCCGGCTGGCCGCCGAGGGCCAGCACGCGTTCCTCGAGGGTGAGGACGAGAGAGCCGTCCGGTTGCTGACCGAGGCCCTCGACCTGTGGAGCGGACCGCCGCTCGTAGACATCCAGGCGGGACCGCTGCTGTCCGCGGAGATACGGCGCCTGGAGGAGAACCGGCTCACGGTGCAGATGCAGATGGTCGACGCCAAGCTCCGTCTCGCCCTGCACGACCAGCTTCCGGGCGAACTGGCGGGGCTGGCCGCCCAGTACCCGAGGAACGAGAACCTGCACGCCCAGTACATGCTCGCGCTGTACCGCTGCGGCCGCTGTCCGGACGCTCTGGACGTGTTCCGGCGGTTGCGCGAGCGGCTCGTCGACGAGCTGGGCCTGGAGCCCTCGCTCAAGATCCAGGCCCTGCACCGGGCGATGCTCGCAGCCGATCCCGCCCTCGACCACGGGGCGGTCCCCACCGAAGGCAACCTGCTGCTCGACCGGTTCGCCCCCACCGCCCCCGGCCGTGAGCCGTGGGCCACCCGCCGGGCCGGCTGA
- a CDS encoding TylF/MycF/NovP-related O-methyltransferase: MLSRGGELYLELMKRVLANVVYEDAPVGWYGDLDGYDTKARSQGLDLPTTAHTMVGLKRLANVQACVERVIRDKVPGDLIETGVWRGGVCILMRAVLEAYGVRDRRVWVADSFEGVPVVHSASHPLDRDMALHRINGVLKISQEEVRENFSRYGLLDGQVDFLAGWFNETLPGAPVDSLAVMRLDGDLYESTMDALTHLYPKLSVGGFVIIDDYNIEPCRQAVWDYRSRYGIEEPIEPVDTCGVHWRRTG; encoded by the coding sequence ATGCTCTCAAGGGGTGGCGAGCTCTATCTGGAACTGATGAAACGGGTGCTCGCGAACGTGGTCTACGAGGACGCCCCGGTGGGGTGGTACGGCGACCTCGACGGTTACGACACGAAGGCCCGCTCGCAGGGACTCGACCTGCCCACGACGGCGCACACGATGGTCGGCCTGAAGCGTTTGGCGAATGTGCAGGCGTGTGTCGAGCGGGTGATCCGCGACAAGGTCCCCGGCGACCTGATCGAGACGGGGGTGTGGCGCGGCGGGGTCTGCATCCTGATGCGTGCGGTGCTGGAGGCGTACGGGGTGCGGGACCGCCGGGTGTGGGTGGCGGACTCGTTCGAGGGTGTGCCCGTCGTGCACTCCGCGAGTCATCCGCTGGACCGGGACATGGCGCTGCACCGCATCAACGGCGTTCTGAAGATCTCCCAGGAGGAGGTACGGGAGAACTTCTCCCGCTACGGACTGCTGGACGGCCAGGTCGATTTCCTGGCGGGGTGGTTCAACGAGACTCTGCCCGGCGCACCCGTTGATTCCCTCGCGGTGATGCGACTGGACGGGGATCTCTACGAGTCGACGATGGACGCGCTGACCCATCTGTATCCGAAGCTGTCGGTGGGCGGGTTCGTCATCATCGACGACTACAACATCGAGCCCTGCCGGCAGGCGGTGTGGGACTACCGCAGCCGGTACGGCATCGAGGAGCCCATCGAGCCCGTCGACACCTGCGGCGTGCACTGGCGCAGGACCGGGTGA
- a CDS encoding glucose-1-phosphate thymidylyltransferase, with amino-acid sequence MKALVLAGGMGTRLRPLTHSMPKQLVPLANKPVLCHALEDIARAGVTDVGIIVGDWHKEIEEAVGDGGRFGLRITYLPQEAPFGLAHCVLVAREFLADDDFLMYLGDNVFADGVHALADAFRRDRPAAQVAVTAVDSPQEYGVAVTTSDGRVLGLQEKPREPRSDLAVTGAYFFTPEIHDAIARIRPSTRGEWEITDAIQALIDRGSEVRAVRLSDWWKDTGRVEDILDCNQLLLDHVTTSVRGSVDAASTVLGPVVVEPGARIIRSHLRGPLIVGAGCVVEDSYVGPYSAVGANCALTDAGISHSIMLQDATVTDVNGIHRSVIGRSARVGAPVNGTGRHRLVVGDHTELEVVA; translated from the coding sequence GTGAAGGCTCTGGTTCTGGCCGGCGGAATGGGGACGCGGCTGCGCCCGCTCACCCACTCCATGCCGAAACAGCTGGTCCCCCTCGCGAACAAACCGGTGCTGTGCCACGCCCTGGAGGACATCGCGCGGGCCGGTGTCACGGACGTCGGCATCATCGTGGGGGACTGGCACAAGGAGATCGAGGAGGCGGTGGGGGACGGCGGGCGCTTCGGCCTGCGGATCACCTACCTGCCCCAGGAGGCGCCCTTCGGCCTGGCCCACTGCGTACTGGTCGCGCGGGAGTTCCTGGCGGACGACGACTTCCTGATGTACCTCGGGGACAACGTCTTCGCCGACGGCGTCCACGCGCTCGCCGACGCCTTCCGCCGGGACCGGCCGGCCGCCCAGGTCGCCGTGACCGCCGTGGACAGCCCCCAGGAGTACGGCGTCGCCGTGACCACCTCGGACGGCCGGGTGCTCGGACTCCAGGAGAAGCCGCGCGAGCCGAGGAGCGACCTCGCCGTGACCGGCGCCTACTTCTTCACCCCGGAGATCCACGACGCCATCGCCCGCATCCGGCCCAGCACACGCGGCGAGTGGGAGATCACCGACGCCATCCAGGCCCTGATCGACCGGGGCAGCGAGGTGCGGGCGGTGCGGCTGTCCGACTGGTGGAAGGACACCGGGCGCGTGGAGGACATCCTCGACTGCAATCAGCTCCTGCTCGACCACGTCACGACGTCCGTCCGCGGTTCCGTTGACGCGGCGAGCACTGTGCTCGGTCCGGTCGTGGTCGAGCCCGGCGCCCGCATCATCCGCTCGCACCTGCGCGGACCGCTGATCGTCGGCGCGGGCTGCGTGGTCGAGGACAGCTATGTCGGCCCGTACTCCGCCGTCGGCGCGAACTGCGCCCTCACCGACGCGGGCATCTCCCACTCGATCATGCTGCAGGACGCGACCGTCACCGACGTCAACGGCATCCACCGCTCGGTCATCGGCCGCTCAGCCCGGGTGGGCGCCCCCGTGAACGGCACGGGACGCCACCGGCTCGTGGTGGGCGACCACACCGAACTCGAAGTCGTCGCATGA
- the rfbB gene encoding dTDP-glucose 4,6-dehydratase translates to MRVLVTGGAGFIGSHYVRSLLSGAYAGYERAHVTVLDRLTYAGSTANLPMTHPRLTLVRGDVCDRRPLLDLLPEHDAVVHFAAESHVDRSIHDASLFARTNVVGTQNLLDCCVRTGVRKVVHVSTDEVYGSIDEGSWTEDHPLEPNSPYAASKAGADLMARAYGRTHGLDVSVTRCSNNYGPHQHPEKLLPHFITRLLDGLQVPLYGDGRHVREWIHVDDHCRAVQLVLDKGAPGAAYNIAGVARSNEDMTRDLLRLCGADWSRVRRVEDRKGHDRRYAVDDSLIRDTLGFTPRIPLEAGLAGLVDWYRAHRAWWQPLTRTAQEAR, encoded by the coding sequence ATGAGGGTCCTCGTCACCGGCGGCGCCGGTTTCATCGGGTCGCACTATGTGCGCAGCCTGCTGTCCGGCGCCTACGCCGGGTACGAGCGAGCCCACGTCACCGTGCTGGACAGACTCACCTACGCGGGCAGCACCGCCAACCTGCCGATGACCCACCCCCGGCTGACCCTGGTCCGGGGCGACGTCTGCGACCGGCGACCGCTGCTCGATCTGCTGCCGGAACACGACGCGGTGGTGCACTTCGCGGCCGAGTCGCACGTGGACCGCTCCATCCACGACGCCTCCCTCTTCGCCCGTACGAACGTGGTCGGCACCCAGAACCTGCTCGACTGCTGCGTGCGCACCGGTGTGCGGAAGGTGGTGCACGTGTCGACCGACGAGGTCTACGGCTCCATCGACGAGGGCTCCTGGACGGAGGACCATCCGCTGGAACCCAACTCCCCCTACGCCGCCTCGAAGGCGGGGGCGGACCTCATGGCCCGCGCCTACGGGCGCACCCACGGGCTCGACGTCTCGGTCACCCGCTGCTCCAACAACTACGGCCCCCACCAGCACCCGGAGAAGCTGCTCCCGCACTTCATCACCCGGCTCCTGGACGGGCTCCAGGTGCCGCTGTACGGGGACGGCCGCCACGTACGCGAATGGATCCACGTGGACGACCACTGCCGCGCCGTCCAGCTCGTCCTGGACAAGGGAGCGCCGGGCGCGGCCTACAACATCGCCGGCGTCGCGCGGTCCAACGAGGACATGACCCGCGACCTGCTGCGCCTGTGCGGCGCCGACTGGAGCCGGGTGCGCAGGGTCGAGGACCGCAAGGGCCACGACCGGCGGTACGCGGTGGACGACTCCCTGATCCGCGACACGCTCGGCTTCACACCCCGTATCCCGCTCGAAGCCGGACTGGCCGGCCTCGTCGACTGGTACCGCGCCCACCGGGCGTGGTGGCAACCGCTCACCCGCACCGCCCAGGAGGCCAGATGA
- a CDS encoding beta-ketoacyl-[acyl-carrier-protein] synthase family protein has protein sequence MNRRVVLTGIGVVAPGGTGTKAFWELITSGGTATRPISLFDASPFRSRIAAECDFDPAAHGLTHKETRRMDRAAQFAAVATDEAVADAGLEFHRTDPARVGVTVGSAVGCTTSLEREYTAVSDGGRDWLVDHTYAVPHLYDHLVPSSMAAEVAWRVRAEGPASVVSTGCTSGLDAVAHARGLILEGSADVMVAGATDAPISPITLACFDAIKATTPRNDDPEHASRPFDATRNGFVLGEGSAMFVLEEYEHAVRRGARPYAEITGFASRCNAFHMTGLRPDGREMAEAIGRALAEAGARPDDIDYVNAHGSGTKQNDRHETAAFKAALGEHAYAVPVSSIKSMVGHSLGAIGAIEIAACALAVRHGVVPPTANLHEPDPECDLDYVPLRARHRALDRVLTVGSGFGGFQSAMVLAAPEERAS, from the coding sequence ATGAACAGGCGTGTCGTCCTCACGGGAATCGGTGTGGTGGCCCCCGGCGGCACGGGCACCAAGGCGTTCTGGGAGCTGATCACCTCCGGGGGCACGGCGACCCGGCCGATCTCCCTCTTCGACGCCTCCCCGTTCCGGTCGCGGATCGCCGCCGAGTGCGACTTCGACCCCGCCGCGCACGGACTGACCCACAAGGAGACCCGGCGGATGGACCGAGCCGCCCAGTTCGCAGCGGTCGCCACCGACGAGGCCGTCGCCGACGCCGGACTGGAGTTCCACCGCACCGACCCCGCACGGGTGGGAGTCACGGTCGGCAGCGCGGTCGGCTGCACCACCAGCCTGGAACGCGAGTACACCGCGGTCAGCGACGGCGGCCGGGACTGGCTCGTCGACCACACCTACGCCGTACCCCACCTCTACGACCACCTCGTCCCGAGCTCGATGGCCGCCGAAGTGGCCTGGCGGGTACGTGCCGAGGGCCCCGCCTCGGTCGTCTCGACCGGCTGCACCTCCGGGCTCGACGCGGTCGCCCACGCCCGCGGCCTGATCCTGGAGGGCAGCGCCGACGTGATGGTGGCCGGCGCGACCGACGCGCCGATCTCCCCGATCACCCTGGCCTGCTTCGACGCCATCAAGGCGACCACCCCGCGCAACGACGACCCGGAGCACGCCTCACGTCCCTTCGACGCCACCCGGAACGGCTTCGTGCTGGGCGAGGGATCCGCGATGTTCGTCCTGGAGGAGTACGAGCACGCGGTACGCCGAGGGGCGCGCCCCTACGCCGAGATCACCGGCTTCGCCTCCCGCTGCAACGCCTTCCACATGACGGGCCTGCGCCCGGACGGCAGGGAGATGGCCGAGGCCATCGGGCGGGCGCTCGCCGAGGCGGGGGCCCGCCCCGACGACATCGACTACGTGAACGCGCACGGCTCGGGCACCAAGCAGAACGACCGGCACGAGACGGCCGCCTTCAAGGCCGCGCTCGGCGAGCACGCGTACGCCGTCCCCGTCAGTTCCATCAAGTCGATGGTGGGGCACTCGCTCGGGGCGATCGGCGCGATCGAGATCGCCGCCTGTGCGCTGGCCGTCCGGCACGGCGTCGTCCCGCCGACCGCCAATCTGCACGAGCCCGACCCCGAGTGCGACCTGGACTACGTGCCGCTGCGCGCCCGGCACCGGGCGCTGGACAGGGTGCTGACCGTGGGCAGCGGATTCGGCGGCTTCCAGAGCGCCATGGTGCTCGCCGCCCCCGAGGAGCGTGCGTCATGA
- a CDS encoding ketosynthase chain-length factor has product MRPPALTGMGVLAPNGAGQQAYWAATLRGENGIGRITRFDPASYPARLAGEIGGFDASAELPNRLIPQTDEVTRLSLVAAGWALADAALDPAALPEYAMGVVTANTAGGFEFGQRELENLWSKGSGHVSAYQSFAWFYAVNTGQVSIRHGLRGPGSVVVADGAGGLDALAQARRMIRGGTPLVLGGAVDGSLCPWSWTAQLTVGRLSTREDPADAYLPFDARACGHVLGEGGALLVVEDQDSARARGARVHGLLDGCASTFDPRPGTGRPPGLERAVRRALEDAAWDPADVDVVFADAAGSPGPDREEADALAAVFGPHGVPVTAPKTMTGRLAAGSGPLDVATALLSFADQVIPPTVHVREPVQAYRLDLVTAPRRVPLRRALVLGRGHGGFNSVVAVSAPPEAGPVPSPSGTSARTTLGA; this is encoded by the coding sequence ATGAGACCCCCCGCACTCACCGGCATGGGCGTACTGGCCCCCAACGGGGCGGGCCAGCAGGCCTACTGGGCCGCAACCCTGCGGGGCGAGAACGGGATCGGGCGGATCACCCGGTTCGACCCTGCGTCCTACCCCGCCAGGCTGGCCGGGGAGATCGGCGGGTTCGATGCGTCGGCCGAGCTGCCCAACCGGCTGATCCCGCAGACCGACGAGGTGACCCGGCTGTCCCTGGTGGCCGCGGGCTGGGCGCTCGCCGATGCCGCGCTCGACCCCGCGGCCCTGCCCGAATACGCCATGGGTGTCGTCACCGCCAATACGGCGGGCGGATTCGAGTTCGGCCAGCGGGAGCTGGAGAACCTGTGGTCCAAGGGCAGCGGTCATGTGAGCGCCTATCAGTCCTTCGCCTGGTTCTACGCCGTCAACACGGGGCAGGTCTCCATCCGGCACGGCCTGCGCGGGCCCGGTTCCGTCGTGGTGGCCGACGGGGCCGGCGGCCTCGATGCCCTCGCCCAGGCCCGCCGGATGATCCGCGGCGGCACACCCCTGGTGCTGGGCGGTGCGGTGGACGGTTCGCTGTGCCCGTGGAGCTGGACGGCCCAGCTGACGGTCGGGCGCCTCAGCACCCGCGAGGACCCCGCCGACGCCTACCTCCCCTTCGACGCCCGCGCCTGCGGACACGTGCTCGGGGAGGGCGGCGCCCTGCTGGTCGTCGAGGACCAGGACTCCGCCCGGGCGCGCGGCGCCCGTGTCCACGGGCTGTTGGACGGCTGTGCGTCCACCTTCGACCCCCGGCCGGGGACGGGCCGCCCGCCCGGTCTGGAACGGGCGGTGCGCCGGGCCCTGGAGGATGCGGCCTGGGATCCGGCCGACGTGGACGTGGTCTTCGCGGACGCGGCGGGCAGCCCGGGACCCGACCGGGAGGAGGCGGACGCCCTCGCCGCCGTGTTCGGCCCGCACGGTGTGCCGGTCACCGCGCCGAAGACAATGACGGGGCGGCTGGCGGCGGGGAGCGGCCCGCTGGACGTGGCGACCGCCCTGCTCTCCTTCGCCGACCAGGTGATCCCGCCGACGGTGCATGTGCGCGAACCGGTCCAGGCCTACCGGCTCGACCTCGTCACCGCGCCCCGGCGGGTGCCGCTGCGCCGTGCGCTAGTCCTCGGCCGGGGGCACGGCGGGTTCAACTCCGTGGTAGCGGTGTCGGCGCCGCCCGAGGCGGGTCCGGTCCCCTCCCCCTCGGGAACATCGGCCCGAACCACACTCGGGGCCTGA
- a CDS encoding nuclear transport factor 2 family protein: MDLALLPQERLRAGIEQFYARHMQLLDTGRAEEWARTFTADGTFALPGRPEPSRGRAELAEGASRAYSAQRAADETHRHWHGMLDITVQDDGTVLVRCYALVVLTPRGGDPRLHRACVCEDVLVDEGGEWKVRARVVTRDGA; this comes from the coding sequence ATGGATCTCGCCCTCCTCCCGCAGGAACGGCTGCGCGCCGGCATCGAGCAGTTCTACGCCCGCCACATGCAGCTGCTGGACACCGGCCGCGCTGAGGAATGGGCGCGTACCTTCACGGCGGACGGCACCTTCGCCCTTCCGGGCCGCCCCGAGCCCAGCCGCGGCCGTGCCGAACTGGCCGAGGGGGCGAGCCGGGCGTACTCCGCCCAGCGTGCCGCCGACGAGACCCATCGGCACTGGCACGGCATGCTCGACATCACCGTGCAGGACGACGGTACGGTCCTGGTGCGCTGCTACGCCCTGGTCGTGCTGACCCCCCGGGGCGGTGACCCCCGTCTGCACCGGGCCTGCGTCTGCGAGGACGTGCTGGTGGACGAGGGCGGCGAGTGGAAGGTGCGCGCCCGGGTGGTCACCCGCGACGGCGCCTGA
- a CDS encoding FAD-dependent monooxygenase — protein MTIDQTPRATGSTTDVCVIGGGPAGLTLALLLLRSGVQVTLVERATSMSREYRGEILQPGGLALLDQLGVLAPAAARGGYWLDGFQLVERERVLLDIAYDRLPAPYNRLLSVPQRHVLAELLDRCHGFDGFRYLDGHRLSALVEEDGAVRGAVAEGRAGPHTVRAGWVVGADGRFSKTRRLAGIGADRQDVFAFDVLWFKLPQEEPPGRHVRVFRAAGRPVLVYPSYPGTVQLGWTLPHKGYAEMATLGVETIRSEIARAVPAYADRLARHVHALSDFTLLDVFAGRAREWVRDGLVLIGDSAHTHSPLGAQGINLALQDAALLHPVLVEALRDGDFSAGRLDAYALPRSRDIDQVMKTQTMQAKAMLSQGRVARVVRPRLAGLVQRTPIGPKITRHIALGNPAARVRSDLFAPG, from the coding sequence ATGACCATCGACCAGACCCCCCGCGCGACCGGCTCCACGACGGACGTCTGTGTCATCGGCGGAGGCCCCGCCGGGCTGACCCTCGCCCTGCTCCTGCTCCGCTCCGGAGTACAGGTCACCCTCGTCGAACGCGCGACCTCCATGTCGCGTGAGTACCGGGGCGAGATACTCCAGCCCGGCGGGCTGGCCCTGCTCGACCAGCTCGGCGTGCTGGCACCCGCCGCCGCGCGCGGCGGGTACTGGCTGGACGGATTCCAGCTGGTGGAACGCGAGCGGGTGCTCCTCGACATCGCCTACGACCGGCTGCCCGCGCCGTACAACCGCCTGCTCAGTGTTCCGCAGCGGCACGTACTGGCGGAACTGCTCGACCGCTGCCACGGGTTCGACGGCTTCCGCTATCTCGACGGACACCGGCTGAGCGCGCTCGTCGAGGAGGACGGAGCCGTCCGCGGTGCCGTCGCCGAGGGCCGGGCCGGTCCCCACACCGTGCGTGCCGGATGGGTCGTCGGCGCCGACGGACGGTTCTCCAAGACCCGGCGGCTCGCCGGGATCGGAGCCGATCGGCAGGACGTGTTCGCCTTCGACGTGCTGTGGTTCAAACTGCCGCAGGAGGAACCACCCGGCCGGCACGTGCGCGTCTTCCGGGCCGCGGGCCGGCCGGTGCTCGTCTACCCTTCGTACCCCGGCACCGTGCAGCTCGGCTGGACCCTGCCGCACAAGGGGTACGCCGAGATGGCCACGCTCGGCGTCGAAACGATCAGGTCCGAGATCGCCCGCGCGGTCCCCGCGTACGCCGACCGGCTCGCCCGGCACGTCCACGCGCTCTCCGACTTCACCCTGCTGGACGTCTTCGCCGGACGCGCGCGGGAGTGGGTGCGCGACGGCCTCGTCCTGATCGGGGACAGCGCGCACACCCACAGCCCGCTCGGCGCCCAGGGCATCAACCTCGCGCTTCAGGACGCCGCCCTGCTGCACCCCGTCCTCGTGGAGGCGTTGCGCGACGGCGACTTCTCGGCCGGACGGCTGGACGCCTACGCACTGCCGCGCTCCCGTGACATCGACCAGGTGATGAAGACACAGACGATGCAGGCCAAGGCGATGCTCTCGCAGGGCCGGGTGGCCCGGGTGGTGCGTCCCCGGCTGGCCGGCCTCGTCCAGCGCACGCCCATCGGCCCGAAGATCACCCGGCACATCGCGCTGGGCAACCCGGCCGCACGGGTGCGCTCCGACCTGTTCGCCCCCGGGTAG